A region of the Sander vitreus isolate 19-12246 chromosome 1, sanVit1, whole genome shotgun sequence genome:
gcatggttttatttcagttagcctaatagctggtttgatttgcaatgagagatgatcttatggaaagtaccccatgccaatctcaaTCTCTAATTTAACATAATGgtgtgtatacttatgccccctgtattttaaggaataacatttatttttttacgatacattattcattcacaaagaaattTGGTGTCCttcaaggttggatttttcctcatttttttaaatcaaggcattaagatcaatttccaaaagctgatttttttattcctcttttttgtcaactttagcatgggttcatacaCTTATGAGACTATGgatcttgtttttatttattgtttctgACTGGAAATACATAAACAATGTCCCTATGCAGTATGTGGCTCAGCATGGCCTGCACATCTATCTATTCTACAAAGACGAAGAACCGTGAGAGTAGTTCAGACttgggctgcacaatatatgtttttttcccccccgtcATAGATGTCAACTGGCGCGATaaacatcgcgaaaggctgcgacaatatctcgaaagacactcagagatttgaTCTGTTATATGAACGAAAATACCAGGAGAAAACTgcatttaaagttttttttttttagtggtgccttttatattcaattcaatgttcaatttgttcaataaaagaattttGGAAATGAttgcctttcatttgttttaaaaatcaacaaacaatAGGGTGTATTTtggcagaatactgaaagcagcaggaaTGCAAAACTGAGCACACTTCAATATCTGTTTATATCGTTATCggacattttcctcatatggtgcaCGCTAGTTCAGACTACAGCAACTCAATGGGTTCCAAAACTCTTAACATTATAAGagtataaatacaatttaagtaatctgattactggATTACATATAAAATAACAGGATTAAAAGCAGCACGTGAGAGTTGAGTCTCCTCACCTTGTAGTGAAAGGCATCTGGGCACTGTTTGCACTGGTACATCCTGGTTTTACAGTGGTGGATCATGTGACTCTCCAGGTCCTTGCTGTCCGAGGCGATGTGCTCACAGATGGGACACTGGTAGGGCTGCCTCTGCCTGTGCACCCGCAGGTGCTGCTTGATGTAGCCCTTGTTGCCACTGCTGTAGCGACACAGGCGGCACCGGTATGGCCTGTCGCTGCCGGGGATGTAGTCCACCAGACCGCCGTCGGGAGAGGCGGCCAACGCGTCCATTCCGGGGATGCTACACATGTAGCTCCCGGCCCCGCTTCCCGCGACCACGGCTCCGTTCTGGAACTGCGCGTTGTCCTGGAGCTCTTTCAAGATGTCCTCGTCCGAGGCGTTCTGGTCCGAGCGCTCTCGGAGCCGTTCGATGACGGTGAGCAGTGACAGGCTGATGCCGGCTTTGGCGGCGGGGCCCTCCTCGTCTCCCTCCCCCAGGCACAGGGAACCCAAACCTTCCCCTCTGTCCTCGCTGTGCAGCTCCAAGTCCAGTAGAGCTGCGGTCGTCTCGGCGTCAGAGGCCGTGGTCACCTCTAGCAGTTTCTGGCCTGTGTTGGGGCTCTGCGCCTGTGCTGTGACGGTCTTCAGACTCACCTTGGCGCTGGAGGCGGGGAGCTCCGGGGTCCTCATCGGCATAGCTACCAGCACCTCGGCCGCCAGAGAGTGCAGGCGGAGAGACTCAGAATGTGTCCTCTTGCGACCGGCTGGGGGAATGTTTTCGTCCCGTGGAGAGTCGCTAGCCATAGCTGATGCAGAGGATTGGATATCGGCTCGTGATGGCTGGCTGTCAGCGGTGCTACCCGCACTGCAGCCAGGGACACCCTCATCCTCCGCAGCTCCCGCACGGTACCGCTCTTCCCCCTCTGCATCCAGTAAGTTCTTGTCCCTGTCCATGTCTGGGCTGAGAAGAAGCGGGTTGGCCGCCATGACCGAGTCCTCTGCTGAAGGAAGGCGCTCTACAATCACGTTGATGTGGCCGGCACTGTTGGGACTGCTGTTGATAATCTTCTGAGCGGATGACAGTAAGCTGTCCGTGACGGAGGCGCCATCGTGGTGACTACCCATCTCCACCTCGGACTCGGACGTCACCTGCACCTCCACCATGGGCTCCTCGGAGCTCAGGTCTTTCACAGGGTGCAcgctttcctcctcttcctctgctgctTTTGGACTTTCGTTGAGATCGGACGCCAGATGACTGGATACATCCCGTTTGCTCTCGGATGCCATTGGTACGCAGAGCTGGAGCTTGAAGGCAGTGGGCAGCTTTTGCAGGCTTTTGTCTTGAAGCACTGGGGAAAGAACAACTATTTCCTCTCGGGTCGCGGCGGCGTTAGCCGCAGCCTGGGCCTCTCTCCTCGCGGTAGCCCCGTCTTCGTCCTCGAAGATGGGGTACGAGCAGTCGACCAGGCCGGCGTGCTTCCACGCGTGGGTCTTAAGCATTCGTTGCTGGCTGCAGACGTAGCTGCAGATCAGGCAGCGGTACAGTCCGTACTCCTCGTAGCTGTACCATTTCTTCTTCTGCGTTAGCTCCTCGGAAGCGTCCGGTGAGTTTTTGATCACCTCGGCTCCTACGCTGCCACCGCTCCGGGTCCAGTCCCCGTCCTGCTTTCTGAAAACGCCTTCCTTGCCCTCGCTGTAGGCATCCGACGGCGTGGAGTCCCCCCCCGGGTTGCCGCCGCTGTCGTAGTGGAGCCTGACGTGGGCCTCCAGCTCCGCCTGGTCTCTGGAGGTGAAGCGACACTCGGAGCACATGAGGATAAGGTCGCTGTGCTGCTCGTTGTGTTGCTTCAGGTGCTCTTTGAGCAGCGGCAGCGTTTGGGAGAGGTAGGGGCACATACTGCACTGGTAGCACGTCACTGTCCGTTTGTGGTCGCTGCTGTCGGGGTCGCCCGCTACCTCCGTTACTGTGGAGGGAGTGTTTTTATTGTTACGGTCACCCGACAAGGGCGAAGAAAGAGCGCTGCCGTCTGATCGCACCTCCTCGGCGCTCTCCTGGCCCTTGCCGTTCCTCTTAATTTTCTTACAGGGAGAGGCTCCTCTGCTCCCTCTCGCCCCCTCGCCGGCTGCTCCACCCCCTGCAGCAGAGGCTCTTTTCTGTCCCGCCAAGGTGCAGCGGCGCTGGGGCCGCTTCTCCACGATCTTGCTGAGCTTCTCGATGACCTGGATGAGAGAATCCGCAGCTTGTTTCTGCTGAAAACTCTGGGAGGCGACCCCCTCTACCTCTCGCTGGGCTTGGGTTTCAGAGAGGGATCCCAGTGCCGACGGAGTGGGGGGGGAAGACGaggcggcggcagcagcagcggagGAGGAGTGCGTGTGGAGTACAGCTACATTGCTGATCTCCTCCATGACCTGGCAGACAGCAGGGAAGAGAGAAATGACTATGTAAACTGGTTGGTGCTATATCATGGTACACTAGATTTAAACAGATGTAGCCTTATCCCTTATTATACAGATATTtgaaatacaatataaaaatgttcagggggacacacaacaaacacacacacacgttgaaaaaaaaaaaaggaaagaaataaaagttaaaaaaagcagaatgtTAGTGGTTGCAGaattgattgttttttaaataatgttttaactGAAATTTGAAACTTCTGATGGAACTACAGGTCTTTATGTTGTCCAGAATTGAAAAATTATTATGTTCTTATATCTGTCTTATCGCCTGACCGAACACTGTAGTAAATCCTACATTCATACAAGACAAAATAATGACTTTCTGTAGcagtttctgttctgtatttacCACAATTCACACTACCgcacaacatatttttttttgcatttaaatctaataaaaagtaaaaggaactgaatgcatttttcatccatttaaaatatatggctgttttctctttttctttgtacCACAGTATTTACCAAAGGTCTAGTGAGGGGATTGGCTGTTTAGAAGAAAAGGGGAAGTAGCCCAAATGAGCACCATGCTAAGTCTTATAGCTCAACCCACTCATGTTAAGCCCGGTTACTGC
Encoded here:
- the znf507 gene encoding zinc finger protein 507 isoform X1, producing the protein MEEISNVAVLHTHSSSAAAAAASSSPPTPSALGSLSETQAQREVEGVASQSFQQKQAADSLIQVIEKLSKIVEKRPQRRCTLAGQKRASAAGGGAAGEGARGSRGASPCKKIKRNGKGQESAEEVRSDGSALSSPLSGDRNNKNTPSTVTEVAGDPDSSDHKRTVTCYQCSMCPYLSQTLPLLKEHLKQHNEQHSDLILMCSECRFTSRDQAELEAHVRLHYDSGGNPGGDSTPSDAYSEGKEGVFRKQDGDWTRSGGSVGAEVIKNSPDASEELTQKKKWYSYEEYGLYRCLICSYVCSQQRMLKTHAWKHAGLVDCSYPIFEDEDGATARREAQAAANAAATREEIVVLSPVLQDKSLQKLPTAFKLQLCVPMASESKRDVSSHLASDLNESPKAAEEEEESVHPVKDLSSEEPMVEVQVTSESEVEMGSHHDGASVTDSLLSSAQKIINSSPNSAGHINVIVERLPSAEDSVMAANPLLLSPDMDRDKNLLDAEGEERYRAGAAEDEGVPGCSAGSTADSQPSRADIQSSASAMASDSPRDENIPPAGRKRTHSESLRLHSLAAEVLVAMPMRTPELPASSAKVSLKTVTAQAQSPNTGQKLLEVTTASDAETTAALLDLELHSEDRGEGLGSLCLGEGDEEGPAAKAGISLSLLTVIERLRERSDQNASDEDILKELQDNAQFQNGAVVAGSGAGSYMCSIPGMDALAASPDGGLVDYIPGSDRPYRCRLCRYSSGNKGYIKQHLRVHRQRQPYQCPICEHIASDSKDLESHMIHHCKTRMYQCKQCPDAFHYKSQLRNHEREHRSFSGDMAALTPVTETVAMVEEAERVTDEECGMQKMFKCDVCDYISSTYVGVRNHRRIHNSDKPYRCCSCDFATTNMNSLKSHMRRHPQEHQAVQLLEQYRCSLCGYVCSHPPSLKSHMWKHAGDQNYNYEQVNKAINEAISQSSRAPQKLSAVLESVAERPPVAERPPAAAQPSKDKAKGPVDPLPTPTSTTMTTAAAVAGLAMDSSAGLHTPTTDPSQWPWELASPQGKDPARLHPQSQSQPRSGQAPVPGPGMEYCVLLFCCCICGFESTSKERLMEHMKEHEGDIISIILNKEQQAEAQQGLQTAE
- the znf507 gene encoding zinc finger protein 507 isoform X2, translated to MEEISNVAVLHTHSSSAAAAAASSSPPTPSALGSLSETQAQREVEGVASQSFQQKQAADSLIQVIEKLSKIVEKRPQRRCTLAGQKRASAAGGGAAGEGARGSRGASPCKKIKRNGKGQESAEEVRSDGSALSSPLSGDRNNKNTPSTVTEVAGDPDSSDHKRTVTCYQCSMCPYLSQTLPLLKEHLKQHNEQHSDLILMCSECRFTSRDQAELEAHVRLHYDSGGNPGGDSTPSDAYSEGKEGVFRKQDGDWTRSGGSVGAEVIKNSPDASEELTQKKKWYSYEEYGLYRCLICSYVCSQQRMLKTHAWKHAGLVDCSYPIFEDEDGATARREAQAAANAAATREEIVVLSPVLQDKSLQKLPTAFKLQLCVPMASESKRDVSSHLASDLNESPKAAEEEEESVHPVKDLSSEEPMVEVQVTSESEVEMGSHHDGASVTDSLLSSAQKIINSSPNSAGHINVIVERLPSAEDSVMAANPLLLSPDMDRDKNLLDAEGEERYRAGAAEDEGVPGCSAGSTADSQPSRADIQSSASAMASDSPRDENIPPAGRKRTHSESLRLHSLAAEVLVAMPMRTPELPASSAKVSLKTVTAQAQSPNTGQKLLEVTTASDAETTAALLDLELHSEDRGEGLGSLCLGEGDEEGPAAKAGISLSLLTVIERLRERSDQNASDEDILKELQDNAQFQNGAVVAGSGAGSYMCSIPGMDALAASPDGGLVDYIPGSDRPYRCRLCRYSSGNKGYIKQHLRVHRQRQPYQCPICEHIASDSKDLESHMIHHCKTRMYQCKQCPDAFHYKSQLRNHEREHRSFSGDMAALTPVTETVAMVEEAERVTDEECGMQKMFKCDVCDYISSTYVGVRNHRRIHNSDKPYRCCSCDFATTNMNSLKSHMRRHPQEHQAVQLLEQYSRSEGSL